Proteins encoded within one genomic window of Deferribacter autotrophicus:
- a CDS encoding AAA family ATPase, protein MAQLIMKILKVYNDEKILGKLNSSTELTKVLQDYFHINNDEANLLGFLIAKTIDDIKGVDIKHFCDKINMPKKEYLSLLKLIIALEDKTFITTKPNELHIFDTQETILNPKIKVEATVLKKLISEEPIISSEKLKDNNTVLEALTNPLKERISGNISASLLLSSINDIMQKIDRSLYIYQLLSKYSQEEQIFFLYILSTHFEAYHYPEPMIENFAEIMNFSIHKKLKFLYAILKKELPIVRDSIIQIDSEYPYLNPFDVKFKINELVITKLLSQKDMLFLSDIITFKSKEIIIENVFFNNEIQKHLDLVKTILEKVDSKIAKENCSPTAIKIIFYGESGTGKTTTAYYLAKVTNKEILEINNKAFDGIDLNYNYQILNEIFTFYKTVNKDLENLPILFFDNIDVIFHKIPEIKAFGHLKHIRFLNNFIKLLDNFRGIFIATTEKLESLPESLKNRFNIKIQLQFPDENTRKNMLAKLLPAIEEIEINRIAKYPLTYFQLKNLSRLFHLLKTAYPDFVLNKIFDIIK, encoded by the coding sequence ATGGCTCAATTGATAATGAAAATTTTAAAAGTTTATAATGATGAAAAGATATTGGGCAAATTAAACAGTTCCACTGAACTCACAAAAGTTTTACAAGATTATTTTCATATAAATAATGATGAGGCAAATTTATTAGGATTTTTAATTGCTAAAACTATAGATGATATCAAAGGGGTTGATATTAAACACTTTTGCGATAAAATAAATATGCCCAAAAAAGAATATTTAAGCCTTCTAAAACTGATTATTGCCTTAGAAGATAAAACCTTTATTACAACTAAACCGAATGAATTACATATTTTTGATACCCAAGAAACAATATTGAATCCCAAAATAAAGGTAGAAGCAACTGTCTTAAAAAAATTGATAAGCGAAGAACCTATAATTTCATCAGAAAAACTGAAAGACAATAATACTGTTTTAGAAGCCTTAACGAACCCGTTAAAAGAGAGAATATCAGGAAATATATCTGCTTCACTATTACTATCATCTATCAATGATATAATGCAAAAAATAGACAGGTCTTTATATATTTATCAGTTATTATCAAAATATTCTCAAGAAGAGCAGATATTTTTTCTTTATATTTTATCCACTCATTTCGAAGCTTATCATTATCCAGAACCAATGATCGAGAATTTTGCAGAAATAATGAATTTTTCAATACACAAAAAGCTAAAATTCCTTTACGCAATATTAAAAAAAGAACTGCCAATAGTGAGAGATAGTATTATTCAGATTGATTCAGAATATCCTTATTTAAACCCATTTGATGTAAAATTTAAAATAAATGAGCTTGTGATAACAAAACTTTTGTCTCAAAAAGATATGCTTTTCTTATCAGATATTATCACCTTTAAAAGTAAAGAAATTATAATTGAAAATGTTTTTTTCAATAATGAAATACAGAAACATTTAGATTTAGTAAAAACAATTTTAGAAAAGGTTGACTCAAAAATTGCAAAAGAAAATTGTTCTCCAACTGCAATCAAAATAATTTTTTATGGTGAAAGTGGAACTGGTAAAACAACTACTGCTTATTATTTAGCAAAGGTTACAAACAAAGAAATCTTAGAAATCAATAACAAAGCATTTGATGGAATTGATTTGAATTATAATTATCAAATTTTAAACGAGATTTTTACTTTTTACAAAACGGTTAATAAAGATTTAGAGAATTTACCTATTTTATTTTTTGATAACATAGATGTCATTTTTCATAAAATACCAGAAATTAAAGCTTTTGGACATCTAAAACACATTAGATTTTTAAATAATTTCATAAAACTACTGGATAATTTTAGGGGGATTTTCATAGCTACTACAGAAAAATTGGAATCCTTACCAGAATCTTTAAAGAATAGATTCAATATTAAAATACAATTACAATTTCCTGATGAAAATACCAGAAAAAATATGCTGGCAAAGTTATTACCAGCGATAGAAGAAATCGAAATTAATCGAATTGCAAAGTATCCATTGACTTATTTTCAGCTAAAGAATCTCTCTCGTTTGTTTCATTTATTAAAAACAGCATATCCAGATTTTGTCTTAAATAAGATTTTTGATATAATTAAATAA